The DNA segment AAAATGCTATTTCCCCTTTGAATTTACTTTTACTTAAATATATCTTTAACATGTCTCTCCACATGTGGGTCTAATTCTTTTTCATTGGCTAAGCACGTGGAATTTCCTTCTTGTTTTAAGATAATGGGTGGCAGTAAGACACTAACTCACGACACCTCTAgctgctttgataccatgttgatgtatgtgaccatctcatctaaatGCTTAACTTGTTAGATAGAGCATACTTTTATTTACGTAATTATGTCTTTAACAGAAAGGATCAGATAGGAGAGCCACTACTACTCTTTCATCATACACAATGGTAGGGCACCAACAGCCGGAATGACTTATAAAAGTTGCCAGCTTAGGCAATAATATAAAGAAGCTGCATCTTCCTAGCAATTCCAATAGCACAAATGCACACTAAGAGATGACACTAAACAAAGAGAACATGTGGTTATAGTAACATACACTAATAGGAGGTTGACCCTATTGAAATAGTTATCTGCATATTTGACCAACAAAATGATTGGATCGCCAGAAAGAATGAGAGATTTTCTGATAGTCCAGCAAGTCTTGCATTGAGAATGTTGTGGAAGTGACAAAGGCGTATTTAAGGACCACTTAGCAGATAATGGAGAAAAGATTGTTGACGAAAACTAACTAATGATCTTTGGGAACAAGTCAAAGCTATGAGTTAGTTCCAGTGATATAACCTGGATACTAGACTCTTCCCCAATTTTCTGAATTACCTGTACACGAGACCATTTCCCAATGGATGATTTCCATCCCACTATAGCATGCATGACAACTGCATTTTCCTGCAAGTTAAGAAAATATCCAGTTATATCTGACATTTTTGTTTCACTGCATCGCTAATTTCTTTTTACATGATACCTTGATTTCTACGTCATCTAAAATGATGCAGCTGATAAGTCTTGCACCAGCAGCTACTCGAACATTTGCTGATATTGAAACATTCGGACCAATCTGTTTGTCCAGGGACATACGAATTCAgcgaaaacaaagaaaaacaacaagCTTCAACAATCTCCAAACCACAACTCCTTAAGTAAACAGTCTCATTTGAGATAAACCAAGATGAAAAGAGCAAGTCAGACATGCAGTAACAACTAGCTATGTAATATTGGAGAGTTCAAACTGAAGCCACCAAAAACGTAAGCTTTTTAGAAAGTACTAGAATGATCAAGCTGATCCATTATTTGTGGTTACAACTCCAGGGATTACAAGGGTTAGTAACCTAGATACTCCATTAAACTTCCTCTACATAAAGCATACTGAATACTTAGGATTTGTTATGAGTCAGCCCAAACCCATCTCAACTAAAACCCACTCATACCAGCACATATATTGGGTAGCTCTACCTGCCAAGGCTAAGGCAGATAGAAGAATTGACCTAGTGTCGACTTTGCTTGAATTCGAATCTTGGCTTTAGGTTGTAGGCCATGCCCTTGGGGCAaaggaattttaatattttttgttaAATAGTTCTTCAATATTCTCCATGGTAAAAGATTCACAAGAGCTATACATTATTCTTATCAAATAATTGTCAATCAACACATCTACTTTGTATAGATAGAAGTGCTAACTTAAATAAGGATTAAGGGGAAGATGTTGCGATGTCGCGCTTAAATTTTAACAAATTGTATCTTAGCTCCGCACATAACATCTCATATAAGTGTTAGTGAATCAGAAATTTCTGAAGTCTCTGACCCAGTACTGAACTACAAAAGTGACATTTGAACATAAGGTAGGGCAAAAATGTAGTTTGACTCTTTGACAAACTGTTTTTTGCTGAAAAGGCCCTAGTGCAAGAATGACCTTAAAACAGAAGATGGAACTACCTTTGCAGTTGAGTGTACTTTGGCTGATGGATGAATGTAAACATCCCCAACAATTGTGGCATTCTTGGTGCCATCTCTGCTAGCAAGTAGATGGGCAGTGGTATACTGGAATTGCGCGAGATACAAAGCAGAACATTTTAAAGACATCCTGAAAAGTTAAACACACACATCGTCAAGGTGTTCAACATTTCCGCACATAAGAAAAGTAACCAGTAATGATAACGACAACCATACGCTGGAGTCTTGATCTGTTCCCAGAAGTCCATGGTCTCATATGTGTACAGTTTCTTCTTTCCAGCAAGAGGTGATAAAATGTCCTGATCCAACCTAACAAAATCTGTTGGAAGGGACCTATTGAAAAGGTAAGTGGAGAACACAATTAATAGAAGTAAAATGTCTTTTAACACCACTTTGACGGCTCAATATAGAGAGAAGTCAGTGGGTGCAATCCTAACAGTTGACCAGTGTaatcaaaggcgcgcttaaaccCTGAAGCGAGGCGCATAACATGTTGAGCACTTCGCCTCGCTTAGCGGTCGCTTCAATGTTGTCATCAAGTCACTAAGGCATGATTTTCCTTGCTAATGAGTGTAATCCCGAGGAGGCgacactaaacaattgatatttcactttgttacaaattttgttttttcaatttctttgtccatatgtttgttattcatgcttataattattagtcTTGACTACAcacatatttgtattttttctccatttgccccttttttcattaaagtccacgctttatttgcgcttttTGCTTAAAGCCCCCACGAACCTTAGAGATTTCTTGCGTTTTTCGCCTTTGATAGCATTGTCGTTGAGCCAGCTATATTGCATAATCTTATGACAATAGACAACCAAATGTTAATAAATTTGTTAGAAAAAAAATCATGGTGGTTATGAAAGTGATTTGCCTGGGTGATGGATGAACTAACACTACACATCTAGGGGGAAAATgtcatggtgcatgttatttgcggACGACATAGTATTGATTGACGAGTAGCGAAGCAGAGTCAACTataggctggaggtttggagacaaaccTTGGAGTCTAAAGATTTCAGGTTAAGTAGGGCTAAGAccgaatacttggagtgcaagttcaatgACGAGACTTATGAGACTgacgtggaagtgaggcttgTTACACAAGTCATCCTCAAGAGAGAAAATATCAAGTAACTTGGGTCGATAATTCAAGGTAATGGGAAGATCGACGAGGATGCcacacatcgtattggagcgGGTGGCTAAAATGGAGGCCTGCATCCAGtatcttgtgtgataagaatgtgccaccaagaaaaggcaagttctacagagtggttgTTAGATCGACTGTGTTGTATAGGACGGATTGATGGCTGGTCAAGAACTCTCATGCCCAGAAGATAAAAGTAGCGAAAATGGGGATGCTGAGATGGATGTGTAGGCATATTAGAAGAGAtatgattaggaatgaagatatacGGGATAAGGTTGGAGTGGCATCCGTGGTGGATAAGATGTGGGAgacgaggctgagatggttcgggcatgtgaaaaGGAGATGCACAGATACCCCAGTGAgcaggtgtgagaggttggcgaTGGTAGGTATAatgagaggtagaggtaggccgaagaagtattggggagaggtgattaggaaGAACATGACACATCTTCAGCTTGTCGAGGACATCACCCGTGATAGTAGGTAGTCGAGAATTAGAGTAAAAAGCTAGTAGGTAGTCGATCATATCTTTTCCAGACCAGTAGCATTAGTATTATTATCgtattttcttattcttagatttctattactacttgtTTTACTATGCATCTTTTTTCTATGGCTTCTAcacttttgtatttctttttttaaatgtTGTGACCATTTTTTCTATGAGCCGAGGGTATGAGCCAAGGGTCTAATctgaaacagtctctctatcttcataagataggggtaaggtctgcgtacacaagGATTAAACTGGGTATattgttggtggtggtggtggtggtggttatAAAAGTGGAGTGACTACTAATGGACTCCGCGCGACAGTAAAAAATGCGTCCTAAAGACTGATCATACCAAATGCAGACTTCGCGCCCAGTCTCAAAAAATAAGCTAAAACTCTCACTTTAAACAGTGGTGTGGCCTCTTTCTGGATATCTGTGGTGTTTCATGGGTGATGCCCAACAGTGTTAGAAGCTTATTGGAAAGTTGGAAGAGCCAAAGGATAGATGAGAGTCAGCAGCAGCTCTGGAGTAATATCCCTATGTGCATATTTTGGACCATATGGAGGGAAAGGAACAAGATTTTTGAAGGCAAAAGGAACGACACCTCTAGAATAAAAAAGCAAATGTTTGCATAAACCTGTACTTTTGGTGTAAGAGTAGTATACTGGAAAATATGGAGCAATATATGGAGATTCTGGAGTTGTTAGGACGGAACATGTAATACGCTGCTCATATGTATCTATTTGTGCCCCCAGGGCCTAGCTCAAGTGGCAAAGGGTGGTGGATTTGTGTCTTAGGTCACAGGTTCAGCCCCCACACCATGCAAAgcaaagcctggtatttaagtggagaaaggtagaggggcgggcccattatccaccgagtttcgaaggctgcggttggtccaaaggatcggccccagacggatttctcggtcatcaaaaaaaaaaaatgtatctATTTGTTTTCATGTACTCATTTTTACCATCTTGGTACTTTTAGTTAATAAAAcctttaccttatcaaaaaagtTTAAATTCTCAGTGTAATACTAGAATAGTGCAATGCCAGAACCTTAAAAGAAATATCAGGAAAAGGTACATGGGATCAAGTGGTAGCAAATTCACAAACAAAAGAACGCCTCAAGAAAGCCAATAAAATACAGGGTTATTATGACTTTGAAATGTAAAACATGGTTATGAGTTATGACTCAGGAGAGAGTAACACTATATATTCTCAAAAGAAAATAACACACTTAAATGGGTGAAAGTAGGACCTAGGTTTGATATTGAAGCTCTATTAGACCTTTTCTTATTTCATGACTAATTAGGCTACAACACAAAACCCATGCTGATATGCATGATTGAGAGGTCAGAAAGTCAAATAACACTTGAATCACCTTGTCGCAAGCTGGAGAGCTTCAAAGCTGGAAAAATGAGGCAGGGTAGCTGAAAAAAGAGAACCACCACCACAAATGAAGCAAAGGTTATATCCCAAACTCATTATACGAggaaaaaaatttaagaaaaaataataaacttATCCCACCTCATAACCTGAATAATACAATGAACAATTGAACATATACCGAATGGCGTGTAAATAGATAGTAATTAGAACTAGTAGCTAAGAGAACCGTCGTCAAATTGGATTTATAATGGTAAATAGATCCCTAAACAGTACCACACTATCACCCCACACTCTTTTTTGGCATGTAGTCTGGGAAGGGCTTAGGATGTATTTCATCTGTGAGGTTCTTGCACCACTGCATAAGATCTACAATTTTTCTAAGATAGCAGTAGTGAAAGATGTAAGGCACGTCAGCTATGCTAATCTATTCTCCACAGCATGGTAAGGAGCATTTATCCTATCTAAAACAATTAGCTGGTATTATGTGGTAAGGATTAGGGAAAGTGGGAGACACAGCTATCAACATTCTTTAAAATGCATGAAGAAACTATGTTGCGCAGACTCTCCAAAATAGCTGCCGCATCCGTGTCGGATCTtccaaaaatacactattttTGAAGGATCCAACACACGCCCATCGATATttttggagagtccgagcaacatagtgAAGAAACATAAATGTTAAGCATTTTGTGGTAAAACCAACTGGATAAAGGAACATTATTGGATAAATTACCTCTATCTTCTCTATTTAAGGACACGTCCTGGATGGCACTAAATATTTCTGGGGTAAAGACATAAACCCCGCAATTTATCAGATCACTTACCTGCATTTTATGAAATGTATATAAGGAAAGGCATTCAGAAATGAAGTATAAAATCTAGTTGCACCCCAGAAAGCATCAGTACTTCAACAACCTAAATAGACATTTAGTAATAACACGTACAAATGTCTCAGGTTTCTCTGTGTAATGCAACAATTCTTTAGTAACAGGATCCGCAACCAACTCTCCAAACTGGTTGGCTGATTCAGCCGAAACCTGTGTATGCACAAATATGATAAGAGGCCGATCTAAGTCAAGAAACTAAGCAGTCAGTCTTCAGCTTAGAACTTTACCTTGATAACTAGCAATGTACCCATTCCACCATATCTTCTATGGGCAACTGCATTCAGAATTGTCAAATATTTGAGCTGAAACTATAGAGAGCCTGAGAATTATTACAAATAATTTTGTGGAAAAGAAAAGAGCTTGACTGCTCTCTATCTTCAATTTAATTTTTAAGGGGGTGGTGGTACAACTGTGAAACTAGTGCATACCTACCAAGCATCTCTGGCAGTGGAAAATTGCAGCACACGTCGCAGTTTAGCAGAAAAATGTGAGACTGCCCGTTaaagaaacaagaaataaaaaaggatCACCAAGGGCCAATAGAGAATGCTAACAGAAGACAAATAACATGATAAACGTATCCATGCACCATGGGATGTTTGCACAATTTTAATGCCTTCTTTTACCAATTGTTCGTCAAAATGTACTACTCAATCTGGTATGCAAAAAGCAACGGCACAACCATAAATAGGACATGTTCATTGAAATTCTTTCTGGCCATGTGTGGAAGAGGAGAGGGCAGATGCAGGATTGCAGATCAGCACATACAATGTGTTCCTGATCAGTTCAACGCATACAATGTCTAATTAATAAAGCTACAATAATTCTGTTGGACGTACCGGAAGTTCCTCCGTGATCAAATTTCTGAAATAATAAAGGCCACCAGCAGACCCGTGAGGTTTATCTTCCTTCAGATATCTAAAGAACCATTGACAAAGAGTCGTGTTTAAAACCAACAGGATAACCTCAGTCTAAAAGAATTCTCAACAGAATATAGAAAATTCGCTCAATCAAACAGCACACTATCAAGTGAGACCAATGCCCTAGTTCACCTGACAGGGACTTTAAGCTCTTTAGATATTGAAGAGACATATAAGGCAAATTCCCGCTCCTCGTAAAATCCAATGAGAAAAATTTGTGCCAAGTTGGGTATCTGCAATAGAGACATTCAGGTTTCTGTCATAAACCACTGTACAATAATTTTCACATCATAGCCTAGTAGGTGGACTTGAAGCAAACGCAGAAAAGTCTTTAATCTAAATTACACAGATAAATGCTAAAATTAATCAAGAATCATcttatcaaataaataaaaactaatcAAGAATCAAGGTAACACCATAAAGTGGAAAAAAGGCTTAAtctttttcacttcctttttttTGTAAGTATGTTGAATTCCTGATCTTGCAGATTCCAATCCCGGATAAAACAGGGTTGTGGTAGGTTGATAGTCAACCTAAGAATATAGTCAAATTATGATACATCTTTACATCTTAAAAAAGCAGAATATTTCGCTGTGAcgtataggtcacgggttcgagccgtggaatcacTCATTGAAGGGTAGGTTGCCTACATAACACCCCTTGgggcccttccccggaccttgCGTGAACTTGGTTTGTGCACCGGGCCGCCCTTTTATACAAATATATTATATACAACCAAACCAAACTAGTTAGTGCTTCAGATATAGTTAATTGATTGGTACAGAATTCGAGGGATTTAGTTTAAGGTGGTCATTGAGCTTTATTCACTACAAGAGCAAAATTACAAAACTATTATTGCAGTAACAAAGTAACTGAACCTTACCCACTATACAATAAATAACGACTAAACCTACCTATCAAGGTAAATTTACTATTATAATGGGTAGAATGTTGTCAttttactactccctccgtttcaatttatgtgaaccactaggcacggagtttaagaaaagagagaaacttTTGAACATGTGGTCTAAAATGAGCCACATATATTTTacgtggctataaatcattgcataaaggtaaattattgcCAAATAAGTAAgtaggtcattctttttggcacggactaaaaaaaaataggttcacgAGTATTAATTAACATGACAAAGTAGTTTTGTGGTTTTAGTGTTACGGTGGATACAGTTCAAGGGAGAAAACAGTAAATTAACTCACAGCactaagaaaaacaaagaagtaGAGAAACATACTTTTTTGCAAGCAGAAATCGGGTGGTTAACCATAGGCTGACCAGCTAAAGGAAATAGCGGCTTCGGTGTATTAAAAGAAAGCGGCCGAAAACGAGTACCTATAATTTTCCATTAGGATACAGATGAAGAACAagaatcaataataataatatctaaAATAGCAAAAATAGTGAAAAGACCTTTTGTGGGCCCACCAACCATGATCACAGCTACCACCTTCTCCTCCGAAGTTGCCATTTAAAGCAATTTTTTAGTAGTTATGAACCCAAATCGTTAAAACTTAAAACCACAAAGTCTCTATTCTGTTATAGATTTTAAATGATGAGAACCAGCGGATCTTTGATATGCTGACAGTAAACACTACTCTCTGCCGAAGTAGAGACTTTTTATTAAAGACTTCGATTCTTTTCGAATGTTGAGATTTAGAATATGCAGGGAACTGAGACGTAAATACGACGCCGTTTGGTTAACAAGAGGcagttttttcttattttctttgtttttcattatTGACATTGAAGCTCTAATTAATCCTGATTTCATTAAAGGGAACTTTTTTTATTTCCACTCCTAAGACCTCTAGTTTATAATACATAAATACTATCTATTCCACCGTAATCCTTAGAGCTTTTAAGCTGGTCAAATCAGCTTTTAAactctttttaactttttttagtGTTTGACAAAGTCAAAAGTGCTTAAAATAAGTTTAAAACTGCTTAAAAGAAACCAAAAGCAATAAGTTGGGCATCCCCAACTTATTGTTTGTTgacttaaaaattatttttgatgaaaaactaCTTTTTTTAAAGCCAGTCCAAACAGACTCTTAGTAGTTTTTGTAATTAATAATTTAttgttgaataatttatttttttgcatttacATATGTTTTTCGGACGCAAATTATAtacacaaataatataaataattattattgtaaacatttaaattttattagatttaaatccataaaataatttggaccatATTAAATTCAAGACCTTAGTCCAAACAAATATTGTGGATAGTAAATTGGGCTAATTATTTAAATCCAATATATGTGTTGGGCTAGTCCATTTGATTGGACTATAAATTAAATGATAAGCCCACTTCAGTAGCCCAAGGTCCAAATGGCTATTAGCCCATCTTAAAGCCCAAGCTCATGCCACGTGTTAAGTGATGTGGCAATCCAAGTCAAAAGAACAGGCCAATAAAATCATTCGACGTGTCAAGTGACGTGGCAATCCAAGCCAAATAAATGAGTCAATTAAATCATGCCAAGTGTCTAGATGATATTGATCAATTCAAATTGACCAATCAAATCGTAGAGCCACACAACtccctacaactataaatagaggtcttCATAAAGCTAGAAGACATCAGAAGTGATAACAAAAAGCAAgcagagagctcgtggatcaaacaccgCAGATTACTCTACAAGCTACAAGTTCAAGCACTCAAGctacaagttcaagttcaagatcaagaacgaagccaaatcaaataccaaTGCGTTCAAGATCAAATTACTTTTTCGTGATCAAATCCAAATTCAAGCTCAAGAAAGAGATTCAAGACCAAGCTTTACAAGCCCTTGAATCAAAATTAAAATCAAGCTTATCAAGATAGTTTACATTCTTGAAGAATCAGAGGAAtaccatagagattgtaacactcatcATTTactgaaatcaaatactacattTGTTGCGCAATTTTTcagtcttaattatttatttttctcgacGCGAAAATTTGTTGTTACAAATTTCTGGCACGTCCAGTGAGACAATCTCTATCTCTCATCTTTTCAATTATCAAATTTCAAGAACACAGAAATGGCTCCTAAGAAGATCAACTTCAAACTCACTACTGCTAAGACTACGGATTCCAAGTTTTCATCTGATGTGGAAAACTTGCTGGATGCTACTATGGAAAACGTAGGACCTATCACTAGGAACAAGGCAAACTTGCTGGGACAACAAGCATTTCAAATATCGTCTGCATCAATTCCTATCTTTGATTTTCGATCCTCAAAGGGGGCAAGATCATTTCCATCTGAATTGGAAGAAGGAGCGAACATTGCTGAAATCGTTGAGAAGACATTGGCTCTACTTCGCCCATCTAGATCTAAGAATCTCATCACACAGGATGATGATGATGTCTTGATCACTGGATCTGCTCTAAGCACTCCACATGAGTTGTTCCACTCAAAGTATGGTGTAAGAGAAAATCCATGATTTGTTCCACCATCCACGACAGTTATCCAAGCAATGGTGACTAACACTTCAACTGTTGAAGAACAACTCACAAATTTAACAAAGGCAATTGAGGGGTTGACGAAGCATATGCAAGATCAAGATAATCAAATTGCCAAGCTGACAAATAGAGTTGAAAGCATGACGGAGGGAGATTCAAGTCATGCACCTAGAAAGTTCCCTATGATGCAAGATAAAGGAGGCTCATCTGCAAGGCATACAATGACTCCTAAAGAATTTTAGATTTCATTTGATGGGGTTATTCCCATTGACCAATTGAAAGACTTCATCATAGGaaccatcaaaaataagtatgaTGTCGCTGCCAAGTCTTCTTTTGCATATGCGAAGCCATGCACTGCGAGAATTGATAGTTTGAAGATGCATGCAGGTTATCAACCCCCAAAAGTTTAACAATTTGATGGAAAAGGAAATCCAAAGCAACACATTGCATACTTTGTCGAAACTTGTAATAATGCTGGAACCTATGGAGATTATCTTGTCAAGCAATTTATCCGTTccttaaaaggaaatgcttttgattgaTACATTGATCTCGAGGTTGGTTTCATCGATAGCTGGGAGCAACTTGAACATGAATTTCTCAATCGCTTCTATAGTACAAGGCGCACTGTAAGTATGGTTGAAATCAAAAACACGCGTCAATGGAAGGATGAACCAGTCGTTGATTTCATCAATCGATGGAGGAATGTAAGCTCAACTGCAAAGACAGACTTAGTGAAGCTTCTGGAATAGAAATGTGTATCCAAAGAATGCATTGGGGACTCCGTTACATCCTACAGGGTATCAAGCCTAAGTCTTTTAAAGAATTGGCTACACGTGCTCATGATATGGAGTTAAGCATGTCTTCAAGTGGAAATCAAGGGCCACCTGTTTATGAACATCGTAAAGTGAaggataaacaagaaataaagaaaggaGGCAAGTTCGTGCCGaagtttgagagcaaggaatcaATGAATGTTAACGCCTCGCCATTAAAGGTCACTACAAAAGTGAGTAAGAAGCAAAGTGTGAAGACAATATCCTTACAAGATGGAGTTAGCCAAAAATTAACTCTGAAGGAAATGCAAGCGAAAGAATATCCATTCTTGGACTCTGATGTTCCagcaatttttgaagaactccttgAGTTACCTGAAATGAAGCGGCCAGACGAAGCTGGAAGGACTAATGATCCGAATTATTGCAAGTATCATCGGTTGATTGGCCACCCTATTGaaaagtgctttgtcttcaaggagaAAGTCGTGGACTTGGCCGTTGAAGGAAAAATCTTGCTTGAGGATGAGAAAGACAGTTCGAATCAAGTCTCTTTCATTTTTGGTTCACTTGATCCCATTTTTCTTTGCAATTTTGTCGAAGTACATAAATGTGATGGCATCCAAACTGCATCATCACCAAATATGATTAAATTTGTTAACTTTGAACCTATCGATGTGAGCAAACCATTGCTTCTCCCTATAGTGTATAAACTAATAGTAGAGGAAAGATCTCAAGAGGAAGGTGAATCACGTGATGATCAAactgatgatgaaggttggattATTGTGACTCGGCGGAGACGCTGCAAGACAAATTCACAAAGGGAATCAAATAAGCAGTTAACTAGGGGGAAAATGGTGAAAAGACCCAAGAAGAAAATGATAAAGAAGAATTGGAAGAAAGCAAAAATGGCGGAGAATCACTATCAAAGGCTACGTTATCCAGTGACATTGAATGAATTCCTGCCAAGCTGGTTACACCCGCAAGCTTCATGTGAATATATCAAGGCCTCATATTGTAATATAGATGAAGAAGAGACAAAGAAGGAGGATCCATCATTGTTGTCACCTCCTTTGCTTGAAAAACTCACTGACAATTCTGAAAAAGCGGACATTTGTGATGCAAAAAATGACATTTACTAATTATGATCTTTTGCTTGGTGAAACACACCATAATCGTCCCCTATTCATGGTTGGCTTTGTGCGAGAACAGAGAATAAATAAAATCTTGATCGATGATGGATCTGGTATCAATATTCTCCCAATTCGTACTGTCAAAGAGCTTGGCATACCGATGGATGAACTATGTGAAAGTCGTTTGATGATTCAAGGGTCCAATCAAAGGGGCAAAGAGCTATAGGGGCTTTCAAATTAGAAATAAATATGGGAGATTTGCATTCGAGTGCATGGATGCGCGTGATAGATGCAAAGACCTCATATAATATCTTGttaggaaggccatggatacacgagAACAGAGTGGTTTCATCCACCTACCATCAGTGCTTGAAGTACTGTGAAGATGGGGTCAAAAAGAAAATAGTTGTTGATGATAAGACCTTTACCAAGGCTGAATCATACTTTGGCGATGAGAAATTCTACTTAAAGATTATATCTTAAATGAGGTTAAGGTTGATGACATGACGCCAACCAAAAGTGTTGCAAAGAAGGTTGATGTCACAACTAGCAAGGCAAAGATTACGGTTGAAAAAGATCAGGTGCTTTATGATAGGAACAAGATGAATGAGGCATCTTCAAGTAAGAAAGTGACTCATGTTCTTCGTTGTGTCCCAAAGGAAAGGAAGGTTGAAGATCCATCTTCTGAACTACAAGGTAATGTGTTAGGAGACTTGACCCTTCCGATCAAGCGAATTGATGCAATTAAGTCATCTACAAAGTTGCTTAAAGggtttgtcaaatcatcaaacCACAATTCACTTCTAAATCTAGCACTTCCTGCAAAGCGCACAGATGAGGGCTTTGACCCAAACGCCTACAAGTTGTTAGCAAAAGTTGGATATGATCCCAATGAACCATCCAAGTTGGGAAAGCTCCAGCCTGAAGCTTCAAACCCTACTCAAAAGATGATGATGGGAAAGGGTACCCACTGAAGCAATCACGTGAAGGATTGGGTTACAAACAACCCCCGCCAATCCGTATCTCCATTAAAAGGGCAAGTTGTAACTACATTACTGCTAAAGAAGTGTCTACGATTCTTAATAAGAAGCCTTCTATGTTTGATCGACTTGTGAAACCAAAGACCTCAGTATTTGATAGGTTGGGACCACTGAAGAAGGAGAACAAGCGTCATGGAAGTGATAGAAGGATTGGAGCACCTATCTTTGCTAAAAAGGAGATTTTGACCACAGACTGCCCAAGCCTGATTCTTCTAGAATAAGGCAAAAGACCAAACTTGTAGTTTCGTGCGGAGTGGTCCTCAAAGCAAAGGCTCATACTATAGTCCATACTAAAGAAcgggaggaagatgaagaaagtgtggggTCATCGTATCATATCACCATTCATGACGAACAAAATGCTTCATCTTATGCGGAAGTCGAGGAAACGTTCCTTGATATTCATATATGTAATCACATATCTTTCAATGATGGTGATCCTCAAGAGGATGAAGAC comes from the Nicotiana tabacum cultivar K326 chromosome 14, ASM71507v2, whole genome shotgun sequence genome and includes:
- the LOC107767406 gene encoding uncharacterized protein LOC107767406 isoform X2, with the protein product MATSEEKVVAVIMVGGPTKGTRFRPLSFNTPKPLFPLAGQPMVNHPISACKKIPNLAQIFLIGFYEEREFALYVSSISKELKVPVRYLKEDKPHGSAGGLYYFRNLITEELPSHIFLLNCDVCCNFPLPEMLVAHRRYGGMGTLLVIKVSAESANQFGELVADPVTKELLHYTEKPETFVSDLINCGVYVFTPEIFSAIQDVSLNREDRATLPHFSSFEALQLATRSLPTDFVRLDQDILSPLAGKKKLYTYETMDFWEQIKTPAMSLKCSALYLAQFQYTTAHLLASRDGTKNATIVGDVYIHPSAKVHSTAKIGPNVSISANVRVAAGARLISCIILDDVEIKENAVVMHAIVGWKSSIGKWSRVQILEPHSCGRRSLVLKTYL
- the LOC107767406 gene encoding uncharacterized protein LOC107767406 isoform X3, which codes for MVNHPISACKKIPNLAQIFLIGFYEEREFALYVSSISKELKVPVRYLKEDKPHGSAGGLYYFRNLITEELPSHIFLLNCDVCCNFPLPEMLVAHRRYGGMGTLLVIKVSAESANQFGELVADPVTKELLHYTEKPETFVSDLINCGVYVFTPEIFSAIQDVSLNREDRATLPHFSSFEALQLATRSLPTDFVRLDQDILSPLAGKKKLYTYETMDFWEQIKTPAMSLKCSALYLAQFQYTTAHLLASRDGTKNATIVGDVYIHPSAKVHSTAKIGPNVSISANVRVAAGARLISCIILDDVEIKENAVVMHAIVGWKSSIGKWSRVQAEGDYNSKLGITILGEAVTVEDEVVVINSIVLPNKTLNLSVQEEIIL
- the LOC107767406 gene encoding uncharacterized protein LOC107767406 isoform X4; this translates as MIPNLAQIFLIGFYEEREFALYVSSISKELKVPVRYLKEDKPHGSAGGLYYFRNLITEELPSHIFLLNCDVCCNFPLPEMLVAHRRYGGMGTLLVIKVSAESANQFGELVADPVTKELLHYTEKPETFVSDLINCGVYVFTPEIFSAIQDVSLNREDRATLPHFSSFEALQLATRSLPTDFVRLDQDILSPLAGKKKLYTYETMDFWEQIKTPAMSLKCSALYLAQFQYTTAHLLASRDGTKNATIVGDVYIHPSAKVHSTAKIGPNVSISANVRVAAGARLISCIILDDVEIKENAVVMHAIVGWKSSIGKWSRVQAEGDYNSKLGITILGEAVTVEDEVVVINSIVLPNKTLNLSVQEEIIL
- the LOC107767406 gene encoding uncharacterized protein LOC107767406 isoform X1, which produces MATSEEKVVAVIMVGGPTKGTRFRPLSFNTPKPLFPLAGQPMVNHPISACKKIPNLAQIFLIGFYEEREFALYVSSISKELKVPVRYLKEDKPHGSAGGLYYFRNLITEELPSHIFLLNCDVCCNFPLPEMLVAHRRYGGMGTLLVIKVSAESANQFGELVADPVTKELLHYTEKPETFVSDLINCGVYVFTPEIFSAIQDVSLNREDRATLPHFSSFEALQLATRSLPTDFVRLDQDILSPLAGKKKLYTYETMDFWEQIKTPAMSLKCSALYLAQFQYTTAHLLASRDGTKNATIVGDVYIHPSAKVHSTAKIGPNVSISANVRVAAGARLISCIILDDVEIKENAVVMHAIVGWKSSIGKWSRVQAEGDYNSKLGITILGEAVTVEDEVVVINSIVLPNKTLNLSVQEEIIL